The nucleotide sequence GATTCCGCTTTTCATTAGCATGTTAGAGGCTGTACGGGCATAGGATTTATTAATCGTTCTCTAATTACGCAAAAGCGGGAGGTCTATATGGATATCTTAAAAAAAGTCGAACAATACCGTGAACAGGAAGAAAAGTTAAAGTGGGAAGGCACTTTTGCGGAATATTTGGATATCGTTAAACAAAAGCCTTGGGTGGCTCAGTCAGCTCATTCTAGAATTTACCATATGATCAAAGACAAAGGGATAGAGACAGAGAATGGCTCTAAGAAATATAGTTTCTTCAGCACGGAGCTATACGGACTGGAAGAAGCGCTAGAACGCCTCGTTGAGGAGTATTTCCACCCTGCAGCAAAACGATTGGATGTCCGCAAACGGATTTTGTTGTTGATGGGACCGGTTAGTGGAGGGAAATCAACGCTTGTTGCCATATTGAAAAAAGGAATGGAGGCTTATTCAAGAACAGAAAGAGGGGCTGTATACGCGATTAAAGGATGTCCGATGCATGAGGATCCGCTCCATTTAATACCTGCTCATTTGCGGGAAGATTTTCATAAGGAGTATGGTGTTCGAATTGAAGGGAATTTATCGCCATTAAACATGATGAGGCTACAGGAAGAATACAATGGCCGGATTGAAGACGTACTGGTGGAAAGAATCTTTTTCTCTGAAGATAAACGGGTTGGGGTCGGAACATTCAGCCCCTCTGATCCGAAGTCTCAGGATATCGCTGATCTAACGGGCAGCATTGACTTCTCTACGATTGCTGAATACGGATCTGAGTCTGACCCGCGCGCCTACCGTTTTGATGGAGAGTTGAATAAAGCGAACCGTGGATTGATGGAGTTTCAGGAGATGCTGAAATGTGATGAAAAATTCTTGTGGCATTTATTGTCTCTTACACAGGAAGGGAACTTTAAGGCGGGAAGATTTGCCTTGATTTCCGCAGATGAATTAATTGTTGCCCACACAAATGAGACGGAGTATCGGTCGTTTATTTCTAATAAAAAGAATGAAGCCCTTCATTCACGGATTATTGTCATGCCGATTCCGTACAATCTAAAGTTGTCAGAAGAGGAAAAGATTTATGAGAAAATGATTCGCGAAAGTGATGTGTCTGATGTTCATATCGCTCCGCATACGTTAAAAGTAGCAGCCATGTTTACTATTTTGACTCGTTTGAAGGAGCCGAAACGCGGCGATATTGACCTTGTTAAAAAGATGAGATTATATGATGGCGAAAATGTGGAAGGGTACAATTCAGCAGATGTCGATCAGTTAAAGAAGGAGTACCAGGATGAAGGAATGAGCGGCATTGACCCACGCTATGTGATTAATCGTATTTCATCTACGATCATCCGTAAAGAAGTATCTTCCATTAACGCGCTTGATGTTCTCCGCTCCCTGAAAGAGGGACTTGATCAGCATCCGTCGATTTCAAACGAACAACGAGAAAAATACTTGAACTTTATTTCTGTCGCACGGAAAGAATATGACAACATTGCCAAGAAGGAAGTGCAAAAAGCGTTTGTTTACTCATATGAAGAATCAGCGAAGACGTTGATGGATAATTATTTGGATAACGTAGAAGCGTATTGTAATAAGTCAAAAATGCGCGATCCGCTCACCGGGGAAGAAATCAATCCGGATGAAAAGCTTATGCGTTCGATTGAAGAGCAGATTGGTATTTCTGAAAATGCCAAGAAAGCGTTTAGAGAAGAGATTTTAATTAGAATTTCGGCTTACGCTCGAAAAGGAAAGAGGTTTGACTATCATTCTCATGACCGCCTGCGTGAGGCCATCCAGAAGAAACTGTTCGCCGACTTAAAAGATATCGTGAAAATTACAACTTCAACGAAAACGCCGGATGAACAGCAGTTGAAAAAAATCAATGAGGTAGTGGCTCGTTTAATTGATGATCATGGCTATAATTCTGTATCAGCCAATGAACTGCTTCGTTATGTGGGCAGCCTGCTGAACAGATAGAAGAAGAGGCAGCCGTTTTGGCCGCCCTCTTTTTTCCTTTTCAACTATATACTTCGTACAACTTTCCGCCTGCATGCATACGATAAAACTAAGGAAAGGAGAGATGATAGGAGATGAGTGAGCATCATCACGTATCCCGTGAAAATTGGTCTCTTCACCGCAAAGGGTATGACGATCAAGAGCGGCATAAGCAAAAAGTACAGGATGCCATAAAAAAGAACTTGCCGGATTTAGTTACAGAAGAGAGTATCATCATGTCAAACGGCAATGAAGTCATCAAAATCCCTATTCGTTCCATAGAAGAATATAAAATTAGATATAACTATGATAAAAATAAGCATGTCGGGCAGGGGGACGGCGATAGCCAAGTAGGCGATGTTATCGCTCGCGATGGCAGCCCTGCTGAGGGAGCTGGAAAAGGAAGCGGTCCCGGCGATCAAGCTGGAGAAGATTACTACGAAGCAGAAGTGTCGTTTATGGACTTAGAAAAAGCATTCTTCAGCGAGCTGGCACTTCCCAATCTGAAGCAAAAAGAACAGGCGCCTTTCACAGTGGAAGACGTGGAATATAATGATATACGCAAAACAGGGTTAATGGGCAATGTGGATAAGAAGAAAACATTGCTATCAGCTTATAAGCGCAACGCTTTAACTGGAGAAGCGAAATTCCATCCTATTTTACCCGAGGATTTAAAATTCAGAACGTGGACAGAAGTGGAAAAGCCAGAATCAAAAGCCGTGATCCTTGCAATGATGGACACAAGCGGATCGATGGGGGTCTGGGAAAAATATATGGCCAGAAGCTTCTTTTTCTGGATGGTTCGCTTTTTGCGGACAAAGTACGAAACCGTTGATATTGAATTTATTGCTCATCATACAGAAGCCAAAGTAGTCAGCGAAGAGCATTTCTTTTCTAAAGGAGAGAGCGGGGGGACGATTTGTTCATCTGCTTATCGAATGGCTTTAGAACTTATCGAAGAGAAATATGACCCTTCCCGCTACAATATTTACCCCTTCCACTTTTCAGACGGGGATAATTTATCATCTGACAATCTGCGGTGTGTAAAGCTGGTTGACGAGCTGATGGAAAAATCGAATATGTTCGGCTACGGAGAGGTGAACCAGTACAACCGAAATAGCACGCTCATGAATTCGTATAAAAATATTAAAGATAATAAGTTTAGACATTATATCTTGAGGCAAAAAGCGGATGTATTTTATGCGATGAAAAGTTTTTTGGAAAAGAAGAATAGAAAAAAGTACCTTATTGAAAAGATCCATGCTTTCAATAAGGTACTTTTTTGTTTAGTTTGGCTTGAACAGGAAATAAATAAAGATATCAGACAAGTAAAGGAGCGAATAGAAAATGAGTAAAGAGACTGGCAAGCAACAAGAGCAGGAAAATCTGTCAATTGAGCAAAAAGAAAAAAGAAGGCGCGGTGAAGATATCGAGCCACAGCGAGAAGTGGATAAGCCGACGCATTCTGATTCATAAAAAAAGAGATCAGCACATATTGAGGATTTTCTCAATATGTGCTTATTTATTTGATCAATATTTTAAGAAGAGTTAATTATGGGTATAAGACGAAGGAGTCTATCATAAGGAGGAGCCATATGAAAGCTGTTACTT is from Bacillus sp. PK3_68 and encodes:
- a CDS encoding PrkA family serine protein kinase, which encodes MDILKKVEQYREQEEKLKWEGTFAEYLDIVKQKPWVAQSAHSRIYHMIKDKGIETENGSKKYSFFSTELYGLEEALERLVEEYFHPAAKRLDVRKRILLLMGPVSGGKSTLVAILKKGMEAYSRTERGAVYAIKGCPMHEDPLHLIPAHLREDFHKEYGVRIEGNLSPLNMMRLQEEYNGRIEDVLVERIFFSEDKRVGVGTFSPSDPKSQDIADLTGSIDFSTIAEYGSESDPRAYRFDGELNKANRGLMEFQEMLKCDEKFLWHLLSLTQEGNFKAGRFALISADELIVAHTNETEYRSFISNKKNEALHSRIIVMPIPYNLKLSEEEKIYEKMIRESDVSDVHIAPHTLKVAAMFTILTRLKEPKRGDIDLVKKMRLYDGENVEGYNSADVDQLKKEYQDEGMSGIDPRYVINRISSTIIRKEVSSINALDVLRSLKEGLDQHPSISNEQREKYLNFISVARKEYDNIAKKEVQKAFVYSYEESAKTLMDNYLDNVEAYCNKSKMRDPLTGEEINPDEKLMRSIEEQIGISENAKKAFREEILIRISAYARKGKRFDYHSHDRLREAIQKKLFADLKDIVKITTSTKTPDEQQLKKINEVVARLIDDHGYNSVSANELLRYVGSLLNR
- a CDS encoding 3-methyladenine DNA glycosylase, whose amino-acid sequence is MSKETGKQQEQENLSIEQKEKRRRGEDIEPQREVDKPTHSDS